One region of Primulina tabacum isolate GXHZ01 chromosome 1, ASM2559414v2, whole genome shotgun sequence genomic DNA includes:
- the LOC142511044 gene encoding uncharacterized protein LOC142511044 has translation MKITQSFTSVSYPQANGQIEVVNRIIVQALKIRLQGKGKDWVEELPSVLWTYKTTPQAPTQITPFNLVYSSEAVLPVEIGQTSSRVESYPDNNDQSRAMELDLVEEKRDRALIRMEAYRGQVMKSYNKRVRI, from the coding sequence atgaagatcactcaGTCTTTCACGTCTGTTTCCTATCCTCAAGCTAATGGCCAAATAGAAGTTGTAaatagaattattgtacaagcaCTGAAAATCAGGCTGCAAGGCAAAGGAAAGGACTGGGTGGAAGAATTACCCAGTGTTCTCTGGACGTACAAAACAACTCCCCAAGCACCTACTCAAATAACTCCCTTTAACTTGGTATACAGTTCTGAAGCAGTCCTTCCAGTTGAAATAGGGCAAACCTCAtcccgggtagaatcttacccggatAATAATGATCAAAGCCGGGCCATGGAGTTGGACTTGGTAGAGGAAAAAAGAGATCGAGCGTTGATTCGAATGGAAGCATACCGGGGCCAGGTTATGAAATCTTATAACAAGAGGGTCCGAATCTGA